In Miscanthus floridulus cultivar M001 chromosome 8, ASM1932011v1, whole genome shotgun sequence, the sequence AGGTTAATTGTATTACTGGGTCTTACAATCTGGACATAGCAGTATAGCACACAACTCATTGAAAGTAGAAACAAACGTCAAGGCTTCTCTAGTTCTCTTTCACAACACAGGTCAGTTACAAGCTATACCGCCACGAGTACTCTATCTTGAGATGATCACTATCTGTAGCAAGACGCCTTTACCACCTTGTGCTGCAGAAGCTCGTTCACTGTCTGACCAATGTTGGGCTGGTTCTCTTGAGCTGAACCACACCCTCTCAAGGCTCTGCTTCAGTGCACCCAGAAACAACGACTAGATCCGATTGACAAAGAACTTGGACAAACTTCAGCAGGTTTAACGACTAACAAAGGACTCAAGAGCACTTCAGCAGCTTTTTTCTTGTAATGTGAACTGATCATGCAGAATAGACATGTATAACACGATAACACTACTGCTAGCTTATTTACAGGGTAGGATGAAATGCCAAGATAACATGTTCTCCAGTGTATCTGTGAAACTAGTGGAGTCACGATGAAGTTTGAATAGAGGTATGAGTGAGCTCGATGGCCAACCATTCAACCCGTGATCCCAGCTTTACTTCTGTGGGAAGTTTCACTACCGTAGTGCAGTTCGGCTTGCCCAGGAATCCTCTGTAACTTGTACTTAAACACCTTGGAGCCTGGTTGGCCTTCTCTCCAGCAATCCACAACATTATATAGCCCATCATATGTGAACATTGGGGTTTCTCCGTTCAGACCATTAAATCTGTGAATCACTCGGACAGGAGTTTTCGTTCGGATGCAATTCTTCAAGGCTAGGTTACCCTTCTCAAGCTTTTGATCCCCCATCCCCTTCTTGCCAGAAATCTTTCCTCCAGAACCGGTGTATACCAATTCACCAGACCTCGATAGCTGATCAGGATAACCTCCAGAAGCAACGACACTAATTGCGATAAGCACAttatatttatctcttgtggtGTCTATGCCTCCCTGGTATGGGCGGTGGAGACCAACAATGTTCAACTCAACTCTGTAGAGAAATTCATCACCAACTTCAATTCCAAGCACGTTTCCAACAACAGGCCCATGCTGGGTAAATCCTGACGTTTTCTTGATTAGATCAGCAGCTGCAAGGTCAATTCTAGGTAACTTCAATGACTGTTGTTTCACAGCTCGCATTATAGCCCTGCGTATAAACTCGAACCTCCTGCGCATCATCttgaccttgctcctagcatcCACATTCTGGGCACCATATTTTTCTTCATGAGCAGCTAGTGCCTTCAGAATGTCATCTTCCACGTTAGATGGCAGCATAGATTTCTGTTTTACATTTCCCTTCTTCTTGGGACCAAAGGAGTTCCTACTTGTGGCAGCAGCCTCTCTATCTGTCCGGAGGCACTTCTTCCCAGATGTGGGAGCCTGATGTTCAAACCCAGCAGTGTCCTCAGATCCATTCGTGGTCACACACTTTCCATGTTCAGTCTCCTTCACCTTGATCTTGGAAAATTTCTGAATCAGTTTGGCAGGCCTGACTTCTTTTTGAGCTACTGACATGACCTTATCTCTCTTCATAGCACCTTGGCCAGACGCTCCTGGTGCAACACCAGAAAATGCTCTGCCCATCTTAACACTGACCAGATGTTCTTTGGAAGGACCTTCAGACAATGATTGAGCAAGAGCATTGGCGGAACTCCCAGCAGATTTGATCACCACCTCGATATCTTTCGCAACCACATATGATGTTCTCTTCTCCTGACTTTGCAAACTGATTGCAGGAACAGAAGGCCCATCTCTACAAGCTGAAGACTCATGCAGAGTAACATTGGTACAACTTTGAGATCCTTGAGGCTGTACCTTGGGTGCGGCAGTCTCCCCTTCCACGAATTTCTCCTTCTGTGCTGCTCGATCAGTAATAGTTGCGTTGCATGGAACATCTACAATCTGCATGGCCAGTTTGTCTGCTGCAGAAGTAGAGCAATCTGTAGCCACCACCTTCTCCGGCAATGGCAAGCCGACTTCAGTGCTGCCTTCTCCAGCAACTAGAGACGCTCTGGCCCTCCCGCAACCAGGTGGGAAGCGGCGAACGGCAGAAACCATCCTTGGCTTGGGTAGCAAACACCGCGTGGCTGGCACCAACTCCTTCCTCACAAATCCAGCACTCCCAGCATCACCCTGTGAATCGGTGTCAAGTAAATCATCTGCACTAGGCACACCACTCTGGCGTAAAGGCTCGGATGATCTCTGCAGCTCAGCCTCCAGACCGTGATGACCATTGTCAGCAATTGGAGCGGAAACAACCTCAGCAGACGACTCCACCTGCATGACGCTCGAACCAGCCTTGGCGTCCGAAAGAGCAGGAGCTGTCTTCTTCAGTGCATCAGAAGCACCGTCGATTTGTGCAACAACGAGCCTCGAATCGTCGTTCCCGGCAGCGAGCGGAGCGGCGGCGGCCCTCCCGTAGCCAGGCGGGAAACGGCGCGTGGCCGACACTAGCCTCCGCTTGGGGGGTGGCGGGTACGCGGCCAAGCCCAGGCCCCTCTTCCTCCCCGCGTCGCCGCCTCCCATCTCCTCCGCCGAGTCGAGACACCTCTTGCCGCCCAACTTGGCGCCCCCCTTTCCCTTGTCCTCCCGCGCCACCCCAGGCGCGGCCGCGGCGTCGCCCGCAGCAACAGCCGCCTCGTCCGCGGCCACCGGCGCCGCCTCGCGCGTCGCCACGCCGCTGCCGAGCCGCGTGTCCCGAGTACCCCGCACCTCGTCCGCCTTCCCCACGCCGCCGCTGCGGGTCTCGCCTCTTGAAGGCGGAGGGCGAGGAGGAAGGCAGCGGCCGCGGTCCCTGACGCCGAGCTGCTGCTGGGGCCGGGGCTGCCCCTGCGAGGCGGAGGTCGGCACCACCCGGTGGCGCGCTGCATCGAGCCTCGCCGCGTGCAAGTCCATCCCGGACCCCTGATcggtccgtcgcccccgcctGCGACGCGAGCACAAAACCACAGCCAAAACCCCCATTAATCAGCCACTATTCTCCAAACAAAAACCGCCACGGCGGGGCaaaagacagaatggaagcagaAGCAGGAGACGAGCGGGCGGAACCACGGAGGCGAGCACTGACCTTTCGTCTTCGgagccggcgacggcgacggcgacggcgacggcgacggcgagggcgaGGTGGCGGGCGTGCGAGGCGACGAGCACGTGGGAGCCTCTGGGAGGAGAGGAGAAAAGGCAGGGTCCAGGTCGCCTCGGCTCGTGCTTTGCTTGGAGGAACAGCCACTGCAGGGGAGCGCTGCTGCTGCCGTGCTGGCTACCGCCTGGTCTGGTCAAGTCTGATGGGACGGCTCTCAGGTCGGACCGCACTCGCATGGACTGCGCCAGCACGCGTCGGCTCCCCGCTCGGAGCAACGCAACGGCTAGAGCTGATCTCAGCTGGAGCTTGACTCGACGatccattcattttttttttccTACACTATACAAAAAAAAACTAGGATGTGTTTGATTGCTACCTCTAGAGGttgtcagcctgttcgcttgctcgtaaacgatcgtaaattttcagccggaaacagtgtttttctcttacaccaaaccagccagcagtaaataatccacgatatgatacggcctcccgaacaggctgtgttattgtaacaccctcggtgttacaccctaaattatttactaaaacaCGTTAGGAGCATTATACTTATGGAGTAATGCATGTGATGAAACGAATAGGTGAAGTATTTCAACTAAAACGATCAATAAGAATGCAAAACGAAAACTTACTCCACGATTCGTACAATTATCAAGTATGGTTGTAAAGCAATTTTTATTGAGTAAAATTACTATAGAACTTAtatatggggcttaaataaagtttggagtgtGAACTTTGTACAAGATGATGAAATAATTGTTGTTGAAAAATAACcttgctagctaatatttccaatagcttagaaatgcaatttgaaatagagttcaactcaaaactAAGAAAAAATTCCAAGTCTGTTGAcagttagacattgctatgtttagcaaaccaTTTTGAGGAATTGGGTTAAAGAGCGATGTAGTGTTATACCTTGATTAAGTAACCTCAtataccatcttgagtgtagtgaagacCGTTTTTGTTTAGGAGTAACGGTTTGGTCGCGGTAGAAGCTTTAAAATGTGTGCACAGCACGTTTCCGGTTTGCTTTCCCCACGTGGACGCAGTCACCGCACGTCAGTGGTCGACATTGCCATGTCGGTGCGCCTCGCGCGCGCCCGCGTGTTGCCGCGCTGGGCTAGGCGTGTGCCGTGGGAATAGTCATGGGTGCTGCCGTGTGAGGCCACCGCTGCGGGCGTGCCACGCTACCGCTCGCGCCTGCGTGCTGCCGCGTTGCCAAGTCCGTCGTGCATCGCGACACGGCTACTGCCGTTGTCGTCGCACCCCCGCGCTCGTGTCTACGCCCTGGCCCGGTTTGATTCCGTGCACGTGGTTGCACCCGCCGTCGTCACGCCATTGATGGCGCTGCGGTGCGCGGGCCAGGGCGGTGTGAACCGTGTCCCACCAAGGCATGTCACAGCAGAGCCCTGGCCGCATTCTACCGTCCTCGCTCTGCCTCTAATctctctgccgccgccgccttgcGCCACGAGTGCGCCAGAGATAGGTCACCTCTATTCAATTCGGCTCGTCCGCACCTCCGCCCTCACGTCTCCTCGTCGCCCAACCCCGCATCGCCTTGATGATGGCCCGGCCAGGCGCTAATTTGGCGTCTTCCCGTCGGTGTGCCGTTAAGGCCGCGCCACGGCCATGACCGAGGGCAGACCTCCCATCCCTCCACCCGAACCCAATTGCCCATGCTAGGAGGTGtgccttgcctttctcttcaTTTTGCGTGCCTCGGCTTAGTCGCTACCAGCTCCACCCCGCCGCTGATGCGACTGTGCCGCCGCGGTGCGCCGTCGCACGACTCGGCTGCACGTGGCAAGCTCCTCTCTGCCACTCTCTTCACCAACGATCACCACAGCTAGTCTCGCAGTAGCCTGTTAATGCTCACTCGCTAGCTAGATGGGTTCTTTGATGCTTGAGTTTGTCGGAGCAGTCGCGCCACCGTCGTGGACGGCCGCATATCGCTATGGCTGGCTCCAGCGCGTCTCGCCGCTCTGTGTTGCCACTAGGTGTAGCTAGTTGAACCGGGGATGGAGGCcggtgaaagggtcgagatggcgactagaggggggtgaatagtcctttttaaaacttaattacGTTGGCTAACCAAatcaagtgcggaattaaaactatcggtctagccaagactacacctctctatctatgttcactagcaccttgcaaagatactaatcaagcaacaaaggtgccgggctagctagagctcacctaaccaattctaggagcaaggtcatacaaacctatgccactagtactttaagcaacaagggagcttctacacatgctagtaagcaaaagcacaaagccaactaagctcactagcaatactcaataacaaggcaaccaatgccaaattagagagcgcaattacttagctacaaaaactaagcaatgtgactaataaggttacataaaccaaattagccacgcaagggagctacttctatgctacacaagcaagaagataattagcaagctacgtaagctaactaattattaaagcaacaacacaagctcaatgtatttaaaagtaattgcaagcttgtgtaacgggaatgcaaaccaacaggaagaacaaggttgacacgatgatttttctcccgaggttcacgtgtttgccaacacgctagtccccgttgtgtcgaccgctcacttggtggttcgacggctaattggcatcacccgccaagcccgcacgtcgggcgccgcaagaacctaccccggaagtgagggtagctcaatgacacgctttactaaagttgctcttcgcggcttccGCGGGGCgggcacaatgcccctcacaagctcttctccggagcgccgcacaagcttctttcgggcttccacggagaccaccactaagccatctagaaggtggcaacctccaagagtaacaagcaccaccagcttgcaactcggtcacctaatgccactcgatgcaaccttacgatgtaatcgcactagaatcgctcactcacacaatcggatgatcactatcaaatatgtgtgagatggagggctcccaagcactctcaatcatggacacaaagtcccccaaggtgctcaacaccagccatggccgaaggccacttctatttatagccctaagggctaaacaagccattaccccttcactaggcaaaagtcgggctgaccggacgctccggtcgcccgtagacggccacgtgtcccgatttcaacggtcacttgacctgaccggatgcagcagcttcaactgaccggacgctggacctcagcgtccggtcatttacagtaaggtaccgaccttaaccggacgtgtctggtcacacttgatcggacacagcccagcgtccggtcacactctagctcCTGCGTCACCATACATTAGCCTGAccagacacaccctgccagcgtccggtcacttctagtgccagcatccggtgcacccagtgagacccggtcttttctgtctagggtgccggtggcaccgttggactgtccgcactctacgagcggacactccgccggtggagtttcttcaccaagttgatccacatcaactctaactccatctcctttgtaaatgtgccaacaccaccaagtgtacaccaccatgtgtatgtgtgttagcttttcacaatcattccCCAAAGgatattagccactcaacttgccacgccactcgatcctagcgacgatgcaaagttagatcactcgagtggcacttagatgatcgatatgcaaacaagtttgcccctcttgatagtacggccatctatcctaaacctagtcataaacttctctacacacctatgaccagtgaaatgaaatgccctaggttatacctttgtcttgcgcattccattccatcttctccaatgcCGATGCAACAAATGCACCagcacgatcaacaatgatatgatccacttcatatcatcacgtgatcatattggttcatcgatcttgacttcacttacttttcaccgttgacttcgtccatcggcgccaagtcttgctcaagcttcaccgccacgcggtccatcgctccaaagcctctgacttgcccttcacgcttgcaaccggtccatcaagccaagtcttgtcttgatcttctccaccttgatcacatgactcaatgtcatgtctcatgtgcaataagctccttcatcatcatatgtgtgagctttgcaacatctccaagccatttttaccttcatcatggcttgagcatgaaccatcatcaccatcaagtgtgcaatgggtagcatcatcacttgcaacacttgtggcatcatcatcaaccttgtcaagtgaacttgtagttgatcgatcatcatcatcatcacttgaccatgaggtggagcaatcttccacaatcaccaaattgtggttatgctcaacacactcatgcgcctccttctttggttcatcctccttcttgaatttaccatcatcccatgtggaggagtcaccgtaaaaggcttggagtgctagccacatatcatgagcactctccaagtcccacacacgtctaaaaatatcatcatgtatagcacacgttagataatagagagcacgatgatcaagttgtaagcaatcctcttgcgcttgggtgaggttatccttatccaaggcatcacgagaaaaaccaacaacaatgatccaccatgccttgggacccaattcacggaaatgattaagcatatgacgtttccaccgtgcatagtgtgtgccataaaaaatgtgtgtgtcacaaacaacttctagcccaaagttcgccattctctcgggtcggtgaagaccacaaatgagagaccgggctctgataccaattgaaagggtcgagatggcgactagaggggggtgaatagtcctttttaaaacttaatcacgttggctaaccaaatcaagtgcggaattaaaactatcggtctagccaagactacacccctctatctatgttcactagcaccttgcaaagatactaatcaagcaacaaaggtgccaagctagctagagctcacctaaccaattctaggagcaaggtcacataaacctatgccactagtactttaagcaacaagggagctcctacacatgctagtaaggtttgtgtaaggaataaatcaccagctggttaggaatcgattcgaatcgccatcgctcctggatagtgagcacttgactcgagttacttcatcgtagtaattattatggaacaatgatggttatctggatggtatgggatatgctaaatctaaattggtaactggatgttattggttaatcaagtgattgctatagtataggtgcttacctagatggataggtcataataaagatgatgcaaagtacttaaaatggtttcttcatgatagcttatgcttttcgcaaatgagtcagctagcccactaaagaaagccttgcatgatccttggtgtcactttatttctggtttacgacgggtatgtctggctgagtatattcgagtactcagggtttatcccaccttgttgcaggtgatgttcttgacctgttgatgatggtggctaaccgccgatgggctcggtgattctatacttacttctcatctatatgcttttgtcggatgatgtcactaagctagcaatatatttggaacttatattaatgtaatcatttgaaagccatgttgttttcactaagcggttttgaaacccaaacttgtactattatttgttaacccctttgtaatattatttccactgcaacccgatgtatgtgatgtgtatttgcttaatcacgcgatcttggttgtgatgttgatttaccgaggtctttcgggacactcggcggactaccgggtttatatgagtgaaagtatgggtgtgtcaacgtgttagcggggacaaccgtacttgatcttgtataaattaggcggttctgtcacggtggcaacctctaagagtaacaagcaccaccggctttcaactcgatcacctagtgccacttcatgcaacctcacgatgcaatcgcactagaatcgctcactcacacaatcggatgatcactatcaagtatatgtgagatggagggctcccaagcactctcaatcatggacacaaagtcccccaaggtgctcaacaccagccatggccgaaggccacttctatttatagccccaagggctaaactagccattaccccttcgcTGGGCAAAAGTCggaccgaccggacgctccggtcgtgttgaccggacgctggacctcagcgttcggtcgcccgcagatggccacgtgtcccgattccaacggtcacttgacctgaccgaacgcagcagcttcaactgaccggacgctggacctcaatgtctggtcgtttacagtaaggtaccgaccttgaccggacgtgtccggtcgcacttgatcggacgtagcccagcgttcgatcacacttcagctcctgcgtcaccatacgtcagcctgaccagacgcaccctgccagcgttcggtcacttctagtgccagtgtccggtgcacccagtgagacccggtcttttctatctagggtgcctgtggcaccgtcggactgtccgcactctacgggcggacactccgccggtggagtttcttcaccaagttgatccacatcaactccaactctatctcctttgtaaatgtgacaccaccaccaagtgtacaccactatgtgtatgtgtgttagctttttacaATCATtccccaaaggatgttagccactcaacttgccacgccactcgatcctagcgatgatacaaagttagatcactcgagtggcacttagatgaccgatatgcaaacaagtttgcccctcttgatagtacggccatctatcctaaacccggtcataaacttctctacacacctatgaccggtgaaatgaaatgccctaggttatacctttgccttgcgcatttcattccatcttctccaatgccgatgcaacacatgcaccagcacgatcaacaatgatatgatccacttcatatcatcacgtgattatattggttcatcgatcttgacttcacttgcttttcaccgttgacttcgtccatcggcgtcaagtcttgctcaagcttcaccgccacgtagtccatcgctccaaagcctctgacttgcccttcacgcttgcaaccggtccatcaagccaagtattgtcttgatcttctccaccttgatcacatgactcaatgtcatgtctcatgtgcaataagctccttcatcatcacatgtgtgagctttgcaacatctccaagctattttcacattcatggcatatgttgctcacacacatgtacctgtggactaattacctgtgtatctcacataaacacaattagtccacctaggttgtcactcaattaccaaaaccatacaaggacctttcagccggtCTGACCATCGGGACAGTGGCAACCCCAGGTGGTCGACGCGGCCGTGCTAGGCCATCGCCCATCGCGCCACCGCGCATTGAGCCATCGAGGTGCACGCGGGTAAACTAGAGAAAGGCCGAGGGGTTAAGTGAGAGGGTATGTGagtaagtaaaatagtgttggtcTTTGGTTGCGAATTGGAGAAAATgcaaggtctcttttgcaaaaacaCAGACGCACGTGGGACTCTCCCGCCGCGGGCCGCCTCGCGCGTGGGCTTGCTTTGCGTGGGCCGCGCGCTGCGCGCGTGTGGGCTGCACGAGaattggttt encodes:
- the LOC136477241 gene encoding uncharacterized protein encodes the protein MDLHAARLDAARHRVVPTSASQGQPRPQQQLGVRDRGRCLPPRPPPSRGETRSGGVGKADEVRGTRDTRLGSGVATREAAPVAADEAAVAAGDAAAAPGVAREDKGKGGAKLGGKRCLDSAEEMGGGDAGRKRGLGLAAYPPPPKRRLVSATRRFPPGYGRAAAAPLAAGNDDSRLVVAQIDGASDALKKTAPALSDAKAGSSVMQVESSAEVVSAPIADNGHHGLEAELQRSSEPLRQSGVPSADDLLDTDSQGDAGSAGFVRKELVPATRCLLPKPRMVSAVRRFPPGCGRARASLVAGEGSTEVGLPLPEKVVATDCSTSAADKLAMQIVDVPCNATITDRAAQKEKFVEGETAAPKVQPQGSQSCTNVTLHESSACRDGPSVPAISLQSQEKRTSYVVAKDIEVVIKSAGSSANALAQSLSEGPSKEHLVSVKMGRAFSGVAPGASGQGAMKRDKVMSVAQKEVRPAKLIQKFSKIKVKETEHGKCVTTNGSEDTAGFEHQAPTSGKKCLRTDREAAATSRNSFGPKKKGNVKQKSMLPSNVEDDILKALAAHEEKYGAQNVDARSKVKMMRRRFEFIRRAIMRAVKQQSLKLPRIDLAAADLIKKTSGFTQHGPVVGNVLGIEVGDEFLYRVELNIVGLHRPYQGGIDTTRDKYNVLIAISVVASGGYPDQLSRSGELVYTGSGGKISGKKGMGDQKLEKGNLALKNCIRTKTPVRVIHRFNGLNGETPMFTYDGLYNVVDCWREGQPGSKVFKYKLQRIPGQAELHYGSETSHRSKAGITG